One window from the genome of Candidatus Thermoplasmatota archaeon encodes:
- a CDS encoding cation diffusion facilitator family transporter, with translation MEHAHARGDRTADPAVHAHKLRIALALALLVLALEVAAYVRTGSLAILSDAGHLLIDISALTIAYGSARLAQRPPTERRSYGHHRIEILAGLANGILLLGVGGFVFSQAIPRLASPPAVHGETVSLVGMAAIVSGLAGAYILRESRHASLNVKAAYFHVLSDVASSAAVVAAGLGIALTGLYVLDPLAGIAIGALIVYGGIRLLREAGPILLQAAPPGLDPERIRRAVVALEGVASVHDLHLWSLTPGRHVATMHVVVDSASTGRRDEVTMRVIKLLHDDFGIEHATIQAERENPEHPGVVHA, from the coding sequence ATGGAGCACGCGCACGCCCGCGGCGACCGCACCGCCGATCCGGCCGTGCACGCGCACAAGCTGCGCATCGCGCTGGCGCTTGCCCTGCTCGTGCTTGCGTTGGAGGTGGCGGCGTACGTGCGCACCGGAAGCCTTGCGATCCTCTCCGACGCCGGGCACCTTCTCATCGACATCTCGGCCCTCACGATCGCCTACGGCTCCGCGCGTCTGGCGCAGCGGCCCCCCACGGAGCGCCGCAGCTACGGGCACCATCGCATCGAGATCCTGGCGGGCCTTGCAAACGGCATCCTGCTCCTTGGCGTGGGCGGTTTCGTCTTCTCGCAGGCGATCCCGCGCCTGGCAAGTCCGCCGGCCGTGCACGGCGAGACGGTCTCGCTCGTGGGCATGGCCGCGATCGTAAGCGGTCTCGCGGGCGCCTACATCCTGCGCGAGTCCAGGCACGCGAGCCTCAACGTGAAGGCCGCCTACTTCCACGTCCTCTCCGACGTGGCAAGCAGCGCGGCCGTCGTGGCCGCCGGCCTTGGCATCGCGCTCACCGGACTGTACGTGCTCGACCCCTTGGCCGGCATCGCCATCGGGGCCCTCATCGTCTACGGCGGCATCCGGCTCCTGCGCGAAGCGGGGCCCATCCTGCTGCAGGCCGCGCCCCCGGGCCTCGACCCCGAGCGGATCCGCCGCGCCGTCGTCGCGCTCGAAGGCGTCGCCTCCGTGCACGACCTCCACCTTTGGAGCCTCACGCCGGGGCGGCACGTGGCCACCATGCACGTCGTCGTCGATTCGGCGTCGACCGGGCGGCGGGACGAGGTGACGATGCGCGTCATCAAGCTCCTGCACGACGACTTTGGCATCGAGCACGCCACGATCCAGGCCGAGCGCGAGAACCCCGAGCACCCCGGCGTCGTGCACGCCTGA